One part of the Sorangiineae bacterium MSr11954 genome encodes these proteins:
- a CDS encoding cupin-like domain-containing protein: MPAPSREAFEGDIVPAQRPVIFTGLFAGEPVDAIRSLEQAVEAWGSVPLAISQEYSHNDFESQRDGYDVPDRKMSLAEYADFIAREPGTRWMCTEQRTPEHVARSFRRTSLAGVLEEDGDDVPSFFFFGNGGNHANFHFDGDMRATLLHHVAGRKRVFLVPPHEAEKMMPVKNFSRWLFYRFTEEERARFLAFADGWSAALEPGETLFIPTAWWHHLDYVEPAISINFRLRRNKALQLLGSGKLHIDHKLQALAVRMLQPLPADRDRFERIVRALAEPLSPADKLRAMARLYDRLLDELRAETGARAITGRLTDDETSLWARGLRRGTLYPERAVATSVES, translated from the coding sequence ATGCCCGCGCCGAGCCGTGAAGCGTTCGAAGGTGACATCGTACCGGCGCAGAGGCCCGTGATCTTCACGGGCCTGTTCGCGGGGGAGCCGGTCGATGCGATTCGATCGCTCGAGCAGGCGGTGGAGGCGTGGGGCTCCGTTCCACTCGCCATCAGTCAGGAGTATTCGCACAACGATTTCGAGAGCCAGCGCGACGGCTACGACGTGCCGGATCGGAAGATGTCGCTGGCCGAGTATGCCGACTTCATCGCGCGCGAGCCGGGCACACGTTGGATGTGCACCGAGCAGCGCACCCCCGAGCACGTGGCGCGCTCGTTCCGGCGCACGTCGCTCGCCGGGGTGCTGGAGGAGGACGGCGACGACGTGCCGTCGTTCTTCTTCTTCGGCAATGGCGGCAATCATGCGAATTTCCACTTCGATGGCGATATGCGGGCGACGTTGCTCCACCACGTCGCCGGCCGAAAGCGGGTGTTTTTGGTCCCGCCCCACGAGGCGGAGAAGATGATGCCCGTCAAAAACTTCAGCCGCTGGCTCTTTTATCGATTTACGGAGGAGGAGCGCGCGCGCTTTTTGGCCTTCGCGGACGGCTGGTCGGCCGCCTTGGAGCCGGGCGAGACGCTCTTCATCCCCACGGCGTGGTGGCACCACTTGGACTACGTGGAGCCGGCCATCTCGATCAATTTTCGCCTGCGCCGCAACAAGGCGCTTCAATTGCTCGGCAGCGGTAAGCTCCATATCGATCACAAGCTGCAAGCGCTCGCGGTGCGCATGCTGCAGCCGCTCCCCGCGGACCGAGATCGCTTCGAGCGGATCGTCCGCGCCCTGGCCGAGCCGCTCTCCCCCGCCGACAAGCTGCGCGCGATGGCCCGCCTCTACGATCGGCTGCTCGACGAGCTGCGCGCAGAGACGGGCGCACGCGCGATCACGGGCCGCCTCACGGACGACGAGACGTCGCTGTGGGCGCGCGGCCTTCGACGCGGAACGCTGTACCCCGAGCGCGCGGTCGCGACCTCGGTGGAGTCATGA
- a CDS encoding radical SAM protein, translating to MYEQDEQRLESELDVVRRQIHSGEMILRREGDAAVIFGNAHDRYRIFQLRITPLAACLFEMLRDGETRDTIKEAMVQLGEPAGRADEHLANLVAIARFDRTGDTIGYGVITESLSAPLNVTWDITNVCNLTCSYCYNTSGPVIDDSLPIERCVEVADQIADLGVFNVWLGGGEPLMKKGIERVLRRFKERHVKVLLATNGVLLKNDRFLDLIAETCTEVNISIDGHTPELHAMLRGESASLEAAAGGVRRIKERLGDAIYVTGITVVHKGNLEAVPAIIDFCHEIGCNKWTHNELYAMGRGSALRKLVLAHTEYDRLYELASAKADELRGRMVVEDYVRMHKLQDSGRIKPFYGCVAGNQEIAIQHAGDVYPCQKLQYEKYHCGNVKDTSLTAIWKDSPILSWLRSRNIEDTECTGCGAFAGGQCNGGCLAEKEIHFERHDTRDPLCPENRPVYQKVLLDEIPYPYLTEPVREIVPGWGTHGEERSPRRVTALRVVR from the coding sequence ATGTACGAGCAAGACGAACAGCGACTCGAATCCGAGCTGGACGTGGTCCGGCGGCAAATCCACTCCGGGGAGATGATCTTGCGCCGCGAAGGCGACGCCGCCGTCATTTTCGGCAACGCCCACGATCGCTATCGCATTTTCCAACTCCGGATTACGCCGCTCGCCGCGTGCCTGTTCGAGATGCTCCGCGACGGCGAGACGCGCGACACCATCAAAGAGGCGATGGTGCAGCTCGGCGAGCCCGCGGGCCGCGCGGACGAGCACCTCGCGAACCTGGTGGCCATCGCGCGCTTCGATCGCACCGGGGACACCATCGGCTACGGGGTGATCACCGAGAGCCTCTCGGCGCCGCTCAATGTCACGTGGGACATCACCAATGTCTGCAACCTGACGTGCAGCTATTGCTACAACACCAGCGGGCCCGTCATCGACGATAGCCTGCCCATCGAGCGGTGCGTGGAGGTCGCGGACCAAATCGCGGATCTCGGTGTCTTCAACGTATGGCTGGGCGGCGGCGAGCCGCTGATGAAGAAAGGGATCGAGCGGGTGCTGCGCCGCTTCAAAGAGCGCCACGTGAAGGTGCTCTTGGCGACCAATGGCGTTTTGCTCAAGAACGATCGCTTCCTCGATCTCATCGCCGAGACCTGTACCGAGGTCAATATCAGCATCGACGGCCACACCCCGGAGCTGCACGCCATGCTGCGCGGCGAGTCGGCGTCGCTCGAGGCGGCGGCCGGCGGGGTCCGGCGCATCAAGGAGCGGCTCGGCGACGCGATTTACGTGACCGGGATCACCGTGGTGCACAAAGGGAACCTCGAGGCGGTGCCGGCGATCATCGATTTTTGCCACGAGATCGGCTGCAACAAATGGACGCACAACGAGCTCTATGCGATGGGCCGCGGTTCGGCGCTGCGCAAGCTGGTGCTCGCGCACACCGAGTACGACCGGCTCTACGAGCTGGCCTCGGCGAAGGCCGACGAGCTCCGCGGGCGCATGGTCGTCGAGGACTACGTGCGCATGCACAAATTGCAGGACAGCGGGCGGATCAAACCCTTTTACGGGTGCGTCGCGGGAAATCAGGAGATCGCCATTCAGCACGCGGGCGACGTGTATCCGTGCCAAAAGCTCCAATACGAAAAATACCACTGCGGCAATGTCAAGGATACGTCGCTCACGGCCATTTGGAAGGATAGCCCCATCCTCTCCTGGCTCCGCTCGCGCAACATCGAGGACACCGAGTGCACCGGCTGCGGCGCGTTCGCGGGGGGACAGTGCAACGGCGGGTGCCTGGCGGAGAAGGAGATCCACTTCGAGCGGCACGACACGCGCGATCCGCTTTGCCCGGAGAACCGGCCCGTGTACCAAAAGGTGCTCCTGGACGAGATCCCATATCCCTACCTCACGGAGCCGGTGCGCGAGATCGTCCCCGGGTGGGGCACCCACGGAGAAGAGCGCAGCCCGCGCCGGGTGACCGCACTTCGGGTCGTGCGATGA